In Providencia sneebia DSM 19967, one DNA window encodes the following:
- a CDS encoding D-cysteine desulfhydrase, whose translation MSLQQKLASFTKVNLYKASTPLERLENLSRLYGREIYIKRDDISPLAMGGNKLRKLEFLIADAIAKKAKVIVTAGAIQSNHVRQTAAIAAMFGMKCIALLENPIQSSDSNFLHNGNKLLTDLFGAESVMCEALTDPQAQMEELIRTLELEDAYIVPVGGSNALGALGYVQCAIEIAQQKPIEIEFDKVIVASGSAGTHAGLAIGLQELLPKTHVIGVTVSRLQQDQAPKVENIQRELAELLAIVETPEVNLWDSFFQPMYGMPNQAGLNAITLLARSEGILLDPVYTGKAMAGLINYLETSTEKTPVLFVHTGGSPALFAYPEVSKSIS comes from the coding sequence ATGTCACTACAACAAAAACTCGCCTCTTTTACAAAAGTGAATTTGTATAAGGCTTCAACCCCTTTGGAACGGCTTGAAAACCTTTCCCGACTTTATGGTCGTGAAATTTATATCAAACGAGATGATATCTCACCACTTGCTATGGGTGGGAATAAGCTACGTAAATTAGAGTTTTTAATTGCCGACGCTATCGCTAAAAAAGCGAAAGTCATTGTCACTGCTGGCGCTATTCAGTCTAACCATGTGCGCCAAACTGCTGCAATTGCAGCCATGTTTGGTATGAAATGTATTGCTTTATTAGAAAACCCAATTCAAAGCTCTGATAGCAACTTCTTGCATAATGGCAATAAGTTACTGACTGATTTATTTGGTGCAGAATCTGTCATGTGTGAAGCATTAACCGATCCACAAGCTCAAATGGAAGAGCTTATCCGCACGTTAGAATTGGAAGATGCTTATATTGTGCCTGTTGGTGGCTCAAATGCATTAGGTGCGCTTGGTTATGTCCAATGTGCGATTGAAATTGCCCAACAAAAACCAATCGAAATTGAATTTGATAAAGTTATCGTCGCATCTGGCAGTGCGGGTACGCATGCAGGATTAGCAATTGGCCTACAAGAACTATTGCCTAAAACACACGTTATTGGCGTGACAGTGTCACGATTACAGCAAGACCAAGCACCAAAAGTTGAAAATATTCAACGTGAGCTTGCTGAATTACTGGCAATTGTTGAAACGCCAGAAGTCAATCTATGGGATAGTTTTTTCCAGCCTATGTACGGCATGCCAAACCAAGCTGGCTTAAATGCCATTACTTTGTTAGCACGTAGTGAAGGTATTTTGTTAGACCCTGTTTATACAGGTAAAGCAATGGCTGGTTTAATTAACTACCTTGAAACATCAACTGAAAAAACACCCGTTTTGTTTGTCCATACGGGTGGATCACCTGCACTATTTGCTTATCCTGAAGTCAGTAAATCCATAAGTTAA
- a CDS encoding Na+/H+ antiporter NhaC family protein, with protein MQDYGIWTIITPIVTILLAILTRQVMLSLMLGILVGFTVLHDHNILLGIKGTVDGIIDTFASPGNTRTIVFMVMIGGIMRLVVVTGGVRALVQLLSNRTRLVKNRVTTQLLAIVITSLIFIESSINQLVAGASTKNLARKYAVAPEKMSYIIQTACVSVCSSAVINGWGAVIMGLIGVQIAQGLITGEPFDILISSIGYNLMAWFSLITILFYVFTNVSWGPMKKAEMQYQAHHAAGTISQDGNIDDEADIIDHPNAHSVWNFFIPILSTVLMVPVALYITGDGDFTKGSGSSSVYWGVMFGTVVSFCWFIGRRLMSIDDFFKELFIGYANMLKISSIMILAFLMGNVSAELNTGAYIAEVTQGVMAPGFSVGFIFIISAIMSLATGTSWGTFAIMIPIGVQLGLSVGMPIEYMIGAAISGSIFGDMTSPISADAIVASMATDCDHIEHIRTQMPYALVTASIVLAVYLYLGFSY; from the coding sequence ATGCAGGATTATGGCATTTGGACAATCATCACTCCCATCGTAACAATCCTCTTAGCGATACTCACACGCCAAGTGATGCTTTCGCTCATGCTTGGGATTTTAGTCGGCTTTACAGTACTTCATGATCACAATATTCTTTTGGGCATCAAAGGGACTGTAGACGGTATCATTGATACTTTTGCCTCTCCCGGTAATACGCGAACCATTGTGTTTATGGTGATGATTGGGGGAATAATGCGCTTAGTTGTCGTAACGGGGGGCGTGCGAGCATTAGTTCAGCTACTATCTAATCGCACTCGATTAGTGAAAAATCGGGTGACAACGCAACTGTTAGCGATTGTTATTACTTCATTGATTTTTATTGAAAGCTCTATTAACCAATTGGTGGCTGGTGCTTCGACAAAAAATCTTGCTCGAAAATATGCTGTTGCGCCTGAAAAAATGTCTTATATCATTCAAACAGCGTGTGTTTCTGTATGTTCTTCTGCGGTGATTAATGGCTGGGGTGCCGTCATCATGGGCTTAATTGGGGTTCAAATTGCCCAAGGCCTAATAACAGGTGAGCCATTTGATATTCTCATTAGTTCAATTGGTTATAATTTAATGGCATGGTTCTCATTAATAACCATTTTATTTTATGTATTTACCAATGTGTCTTGGGGACCAATGAAAAAAGCCGAGATGCAATATCAAGCACATCATGCAGCTGGCACAATTTCGCAAGATGGCAATATTGATGATGAAGCGGATATTATTGATCATCCAAATGCGCATTCTGTTTGGAATTTTTTCATCCCAATTCTTTCAACTGTTTTAATGGTGCCTGTCGCTCTGTATATCACGGGTGATGGCGACTTTACCAAAGGAAGTGGATCATCCTCAGTTTATTGGGGAGTCATGTTTGGTACAGTTGTTTCTTTCTGCTGGTTCATTGGTCGCCGTTTAATGAGCATTGATGATTTCTTTAAAGAGTTATTTATTGGTTATGCCAATATGCTGAAAATCAGTTCAATTATGATTTTGGCCTTTTTGATGGGAAATGTTTCCGCAGAATTGAATACTGGCGCATATATTGCTGAAGTCACTCAAGGTGTTATGGCCCCCGGTTTTTCTGTCGGCTTTATTTTTATTATTAGTGCCATTATGTCACTTGCAACCGGCACATCTTGGGGAACCTTCGCAATTATGATCCCTATTGGCGTACAATTAGGTTTGTCAGTGGGTATGCCAATAGAATATATGATTGGTGCGGCAATTTCTGGCTCCATCTTTGGCGATATGACATCACCTATTTCGGCCGATGCTATTGTTGCATCCATGGCCACAGATTGTGACCACATTGAACACATTCGAACACAAATGCCTTATGCATTAGTCACAGCCAGTATTGTGCTAGCTGTTTATCTCTATTTAGGATTTTCCTATTAA
- the ydeE gene encoding efflux MFS transporter YdeE, whose product MWSKSTISNSALLCSSLLLTIGRGATLPFMAIYLTRKYHLSIDVVGFAMSLALTIGILFSIGFGILADRVDKKRCMLIAIFIFICGFIAIPLVNHAYLVVIFFSIINCAYSVFSTVLKGYFSDTLSLALKAKIFSLNYTFLNIGWTIGPPLGTWLLIYSINLPFWLAAISASLPIFFIQRFVQSVKPINYKEVHNTVWKPTAMLRDRALAWFILSTFLGSFVFGSFTTWISQYVITIANSDFAQSVIGVVLPVNAIVVVTLQYMVGKRLNADNLKRYMSLGTLFFIAGLATFMHAGENLYIWAIAVSIFTLGELIYAPGEYMLIDNIAPDGMKSSYFSAQALGLLGGAFNPMITGVVLTELPPQFLFIILIGFSVLAWACMLKGMNVKQQAASRMS is encoded by the coding sequence ATGTGGTCAAAATCAACTATCTCAAATAGCGCATTATTGTGCTCATCGCTGTTATTAACTATTGGGCGAGGAGCAACATTGCCATTTATGGCAATCTATTTAACCCGAAAATATCATCTGTCTATTGATGTGGTGGGATTTGCGATGTCACTCGCATTAACCATAGGTATTCTATTTAGTATTGGTTTTGGTATTTTAGCGGATAGAGTCGATAAAAAGCGCTGTATGCTAATTGCTATCTTTATTTTTATCTGTGGTTTTATTGCAATTCCACTCGTCAATCACGCTTATTTGGTTGTTATTTTCTTTTCGATTATTAATTGTGCTTATTCTGTATTTTCTACTGTTCTGAAAGGTTATTTTTCAGATACATTATCTTTAGCCCTCAAAGCAAAAATATTCTCACTGAATTACACCTTTTTAAATATTGGTTGGACTATTGGTCCACCATTAGGCACGTGGTTATTGATTTACAGTATCAATCTACCCTTCTGGCTTGCGGCTATTTCCGCATCATTACCCATCTTTTTTATTCAACGATTTGTTCAAAGCGTCAAACCGATTAATTACAAAGAAGTCCATAACACTGTTTGGAAACCAACAGCAATGCTGCGTGATCGTGCGCTTGCCTGGTTTATTTTATCAACGTTCTTAGGCTCCTTTGTTTTCGGTTCATTTACCACTTGGATATCCCAATATGTTATTACCATAGCAAATAGTGATTTTGCTCAATCCGTTATTGGGGTTGTTTTACCTGTAAATGCCATTGTCGTTGTCACGTTACAATATATGGTAGGTAAACGACTTAATGCTGATAACCTCAAAAGATATATGAGTTTAGGCACACTATTTTTTATTGCAGGCTTAGCAACATTTATGCATGCAGGTGAAAATTTATATATCTGGGCTATTGCCGTCAGTATATTTACGTTAGGTGAACTGATTTATGCACCGGGAGAATATATGTTAATTGATAACATTGCTCCTGATGGAATGAAATCAAGTTACTTTTCAGCACAAGCATTAGGATTGTTAGGCGGGGCTTTTAATCCAATGATAACGGGTGTTGTTCTTACTGAACTTCCTCCGCAGTTTTTATTTATTATTTTGATTGGTTTTTCAGTATTAGCTTGGGCTTGTATGCTAAAAGGGATGAATGTTAAACAACAAGCTGCTTCACGAATGAGTTAA
- a CDS encoding iron-containing alcohol dehydrogenase gives MNNFEFYNPTRIVFGEGKISELDRLIPKTAKVLILFGGESARKNGTLDEVEKALGEREIGLFGGIEANPRYETLIKAVDKIKHEGFDYLLAVGGGSVIDGTKFVAAAVDFVGDSWDILLQGGTNIKSALPFGTVLTLPATGSEMNKGSVITREEFHAKRAFMSDCVYPQFSILDPTKTYTLPPRQISNGVADAFVHIIEQYLTYPVNAAVQDAFAEGLLKTLVDIGPKALANPTDYDVRANLMWTATLALNGLIGVGVPQDWSTHMLGHEITALYGLDHAQTLAIVLPAMLIEKLPQKQAKLAQYAQNVWGVTEGTEQQQALRAIELTKAFFEKLGIKTHFSDYNLSSEVIEPLVANLIKNDMVTLGEHHDITPEVSRRVYTAAL, from the coding sequence ATGAATAATTTCGAATTTTATAACCCAACACGGATCGTATTTGGCGAAGGAAAAATAAGTGAATTAGATAGACTCATCCCTAAAACCGCCAAAGTTCTGATCCTCTTTGGTGGGGAAAGTGCTCGTAAAAATGGCACTTTAGATGAAGTTGAGAAAGCATTAGGAGAACGTGAAATAGGGCTATTTGGCGGTATTGAAGCTAACCCACGTTATGAAACACTAATAAAAGCAGTCGATAAAATCAAACATGAAGGTTTTGATTACTTGCTTGCGGTTGGTGGTGGGTCTGTTATTGATGGCACAAAATTTGTTGCTGCGGCAGTCGATTTTGTCGGTGATAGTTGGGATATTTTGCTACAAGGTGGCACAAATATTAAATCGGCGCTCCCATTTGGTACGGTTTTAACCTTACCTGCTACGGGTTCTGAAATGAATAAAGGTTCAGTGATCACACGTGAAGAATTTCATGCTAAGCGTGCTTTTATGAGTGATTGTGTCTACCCACAATTTTCAATTCTCGACCCAACCAAAACATATACATTGCCGCCGCGCCAAATCAGTAATGGGGTTGCTGATGCTTTTGTTCATATCATAGAGCAATATTTAACCTACCCTGTTAATGCTGCTGTACAAGATGCTTTTGCTGAAGGATTACTGAAAACATTGGTTGATATTGGCCCTAAAGCATTAGCAAATCCAACAGATTACGATGTACGTGCAAATTTAATGTGGACAGCGACGCTAGCCTTAAACGGATTAATTGGCGTAGGTGTTCCGCAAGATTGGTCAACCCATATGTTAGGCCATGAAATAACAGCACTTTATGGTTTAGACCATGCTCAAACCCTTGCTATTGTTCTTCCCGCTATGTTGATTGAAAAATTACCTCAGAAACAGGCCAAATTAGCGCAATATGCTCAGAACGTTTGGGGTGTCACTGAAGGTACTGAACAACAACAAGCCTTACGCGCTATAGAGTTAACGAAAGCGTTCTTTGAAAAACTGGGCATCAAAACTCATTTTAGTGATTATAATCTCTCTTCCGAAGTCATTGAGCCTCTCGTGGCAAACTTAATTAAAAATGACATGGTGACGCTAGGTGAGCACCATGATATTACGCCGGAAGTAAGCCGACGCGTTTATACAGCGGCTTTATAA